A window from Fodinibius salicampi encodes these proteins:
- a CDS encoding thioredoxin domain-containing protein, producing MTSNKNKQNTNRLADESSPYLLQHAHNPVDWYPWGEEAFEKARKEDKPVFLSIGYATCHWCHVMAHESFEDKETAAMMNQAFVNIKVDREERPDIDNTYMPVCQMLTGSGGWPLNVFLTPEKEPFYAATYIPRRGRQGRPGMHELIPWISQLWEKERSKIKKSTDQIIKAFQKSNKFSPGNPLDSSAVDKAYRHFKKQFDKQHGGFGSAPKFPASHKLMFLLRYARQTGDTEAIQMVEKTLTNMRQGGLFDQVGLGFHRYSTDRHWLLPHFEKMLYDQAMLMMAYTEGWQCTNNSLFKKTADEIFHYVQRKMQHADGGFYSAEDADSEGEEGKFYVWSISEIREALPQTEAELAIEVFNLSDEGNHQDEATGRKTGKNIPHLTKSISQLANERNMSSEKLSQLIHSIRETLLEVRSERTPPLLDDKILTDWNGLMIAALAKAGRVFEEKTYLKQAENCFSFVESHLWNNSTLKHRFRNGKTAIDAHADDYIFLTWALIELYESTFKSSYLEKAITLNKTLINLFWDDENGGFYFTSESAEELLGRTKELHDGALPSGNSVAWSNLLRLGRLTGNSKWEEMADQMHQIFADNMQKAPTSFGFALQNVLFTFSGGKEVIISGEKDKKSTQDLLQSLQARFLPNTLVLLNDPDDDSIKELAPFLKDFPVKEQEATAYVCQNYSCELPTHNADKMIELIENDT from the coding sequence ATGACCTCAAATAAAAACAAACAGAATACAAATCGACTGGCGGATGAATCCAGTCCCTACCTACTTCAGCATGCCCACAATCCGGTAGACTGGTACCCCTGGGGGGAAGAAGCCTTTGAAAAGGCCCGAAAAGAGGACAAACCGGTATTCTTATCCATTGGCTATGCCACCTGTCATTGGTGTCACGTTATGGCTCATGAATCGTTTGAAGACAAAGAAACAGCAGCCATGATGAACCAGGCATTTGTCAATATCAAGGTCGACCGGGAAGAACGACCTGATATTGATAATACGTATATGCCCGTCTGCCAGATGCTTACAGGTAGTGGAGGCTGGCCCCTTAATGTATTTCTTACACCGGAAAAAGAACCCTTTTATGCTGCGACCTATATTCCGCGCCGGGGGCGCCAGGGAAGACCCGGCATGCACGAGCTTATCCCCTGGATTAGTCAATTATGGGAAAAGGAACGCTCAAAGATTAAAAAATCCACTGACCAAATTATAAAAGCGTTTCAAAAGTCCAATAAATTCTCTCCGGGCAATCCGCTCGATTCATCAGCCGTAGACAAAGCTTACCGTCATTTCAAAAAACAGTTCGATAAGCAACACGGTGGATTCGGTTCCGCCCCAAAGTTTCCCGCATCACATAAGCTTATGTTTCTACTACGCTATGCTAGGCAAACGGGAGATACCGAAGCTATACAGATGGTAGAAAAAACCCTAACGAATATGCGGCAGGGCGGACTATTTGATCAGGTAGGATTGGGCTTCCATCGTTATTCTACCGATCGCCACTGGCTTTTACCCCATTTTGAAAAGATGTTATATGATCAGGCTATGCTGATGATGGCCTATACTGAAGGGTGGCAGTGTACAAACAATTCTCTCTTTAAAAAAACAGCTGATGAAATTTTCCATTATGTGCAGCGGAAAATGCAACATGCGGATGGTGGATTTTATTCAGCTGAAGATGCAGACAGTGAAGGAGAGGAAGGGAAATTCTATGTATGGAGCATTTCAGAAATCAGGGAAGCTCTTCCTCAAACCGAAGCAGAGTTGGCTATCGAGGTATTTAACTTATCAGATGAGGGTAATCACCAAGATGAAGCCACTGGCCGAAAAACCGGAAAAAATATTCCGCATCTAACAAAATCTATTTCCCAGCTGGCAAATGAACGCAATATGTCTTCAGAAAAGTTAAGCCAGCTCATTCATTCCATTCGGGAAACACTGCTGGAAGTGCGAAGTGAACGTACCCCTCCCCTACTCGATGATAAAATATTAACCGACTGGAATGGTCTTATGATTGCTGCACTGGCCAAAGCCGGACGAGTTTTTGAGGAAAAAACATACCTCAAACAGGCTGAAAACTGTTTTTCATTTGTAGAAAGTCACCTGTGGAATAATAGTACACTTAAACATCGCTTTCGAAACGGTAAAACAGCGATTGATGCCCATGCCGACGATTATATCTTTTTGACCTGGGCACTTATTGAACTTTATGAATCTACGTTCAAATCTTCCTATTTAGAAAAGGCAATAACTCTTAATAAAACGCTTATCAATCTTTTTTGGGATGACGAAAATGGAGGTTTCTATTTCACATCCGAGTCGGCCGAAGAGTTGTTGGGAAGGACGAAAGAGCTTCATGATGGCGCCCTTCCTTCTGGTAATTCCGTAGCCTGGTCAAACCTGCTTCGTCTCGGGCGTCTGACCGGCAATTCCAAATGGGAAGAAATGGCGGACCAGATGCACCAAATTTTTGCTGATAACATGCAAAAGGCTCCCACCAGCTTTGGCTTTGCCCTCCAAAACGTTCTGTTTACATTTTCGGGAGGAAAAGAAGTCATTATCAGCGGAGAAAAAGATAAGAAATCCACACAGGATTTACTTCAATCTTTGCAGGCCCGATTTTTGCCAAACACTCTTGTCTTATTAAATGATCCAGATGATGATTCAATAAAAGAACTAGCCCCCTTTCTTAAAGACTTTCCTGTGAAGGAGCAGGAAGCCACTGCCTATGTTTGTCAAAATTATAGTTGCGAACTACCAACTCATAACGCTGATAAAATGATTGAACTAATAGAAAACGATACCTGA
- a CDS encoding metallophosphoesterase, producing MTLLVALLMLPAVLYLIWRYRYSSRILLPESSGWSFTLPMIVGSFYLFPAAALVYFYIVGDIDILKFPKLLTYWFWFGLVFVFQLTTWVLIADGIQLIASFVSDQRQTIKYLFAQSLFVLFVIIFCFTGWKTYRDTTQVEVNNVTLPVKNLPEKMNGFRIVHITDIQGDEYTGRREIANYVDKINKEQPDIVVFTGDLISYGTDFIKSSAEEFGRTAAPLGTYAVVGDHDYWAGTENVEKALQQENIPLLKDENYTIEVDSSISVLITGVTEVYSKSSSPAVVDSLTETAGAATLKILSSHQVKDHLIQSSKNSNYDMILAGHTHGGQIHVPFLGMRFSAAGRETPYVGGLYREDNLPIHVNNGLGFTLAPIRYDAPPEVTVIELSTE from the coding sequence ATGACTTTGCTAGTGGCGCTGCTAATGCTGCCGGCTGTTTTATATTTGATCTGGAGATATCGCTATAGCTCCCGTATTCTTTTGCCGGAATCATCCGGATGGTCTTTTACTTTGCCCATGATAGTTGGTTCCTTTTATCTTTTTCCGGCAGCTGCTCTTGTCTATTTCTATATTGTTGGTGATATAGATATCCTTAAGTTCCCCAAATTGTTGACCTACTGGTTTTGGTTTGGATTGGTGTTTGTCTTTCAGTTAACCACCTGGGTATTGATAGCAGATGGCATACAGCTCATCGCCTCATTTGTATCCGATCAAAGGCAGACCATAAAGTACCTGTTTGCTCAGAGTTTATTCGTCCTTTTTGTGATTATCTTTTGTTTTACCGGCTGGAAGACCTACAGAGATACCACACAGGTAGAAGTAAATAATGTTACGTTGCCGGTTAAAAACCTACCTGAAAAGATGAATGGATTTAGAATCGTACATATCACCGATATTCAGGGGGATGAATACACCGGCCGCCGCGAGATAGCAAATTATGTTGATAAAATAAATAAGGAGCAGCCGGATATCGTTGTTTTTACCGGGGATCTTATCTCTTATGGTACTGATTTTATTAAAAGCTCAGCCGAAGAATTTGGACGAACAGCAGCCCCTTTGGGGACCTATGCTGTTGTCGGTGATCATGACTATTGGGCCGGAACGGAAAATGTAGAAAAGGCTCTCCAACAGGAAAATATTCCATTGCTAAAGGATGAAAACTATACTATAGAAGTTGACAGCTCTATTTCGGTATTGATTACCGGGGTAACGGAAGTATATAGTAAAAGTTCTTCTCCTGCTGTTGTTGATTCGCTCACAGAGACGGCCGGAGCAGCTACGCTGAAAATTTTATCTTCTCACCAGGTCAAAGACCATCTGATTCAGAGTAGTAAGAATAGCAATTATGATATGATACTGGCTGGCCATACGCATGGCGGACAGATACATGTACCATTTTTAGGAATGCGTTTTTCGGCAGCAGGACGGGAAACACCTTATGTCGGAGGATTGTACCGGGAAGATAATCTGCCGATCCATGTTAACAACGGTTTAGGGTTTACACTGGCTCCCATTCGGTATGATGCCCCGCCTGAAGTTACCGTTATAGAATTATCCACGGAATAA
- a CDS encoding methylglyoxal synthase, whose amino-acid sequence MSSKKNIALVAHDHRKEDLIDWCDFNQGSLSKHNLFGTGTTGQLIADKIGLDVTRFSSGPLGGDLQIGAAISKHEIDMMIFFWDPLQAQPHDVDVKALLRIGVLYNIPVACNRSSADFMISSELFNDSYDRFLVDYSQRFTKEVDEEE is encoded by the coding sequence ATGTCGAGTAAAAAAAATATAGCACTTGTCGCTCACGATCACCGGAAAGAAGATCTGATCGACTGGTGTGACTTCAACCAAGGTTCTCTTTCTAAACACAATTTATTTGGCACCGGTACCACAGGACAATTAATTGCCGATAAGATAGGATTGGATGTAACTCGTTTTAGCAGTGGCCCACTGGGAGGTGACTTACAGATAGGAGCCGCTATTTCTAAGCACGAAATTGATATGATGATTTTCTTCTGGGATCCACTACAGGCCCAACCCCACGATGTAGATGTTAAGGCTCTGCTTCGCATCGGGGTATTATACAATATTCCTGTGGCCTGTAATCGATCGTCTGCCGACTTTATGATTTCGTCTGAGCTGTTCAATGACAGTTATGACCGTTTTTTGGTAGACTATAGTCAGCGCTTTACAAAAGAAGTTGATGAAGAAGAATGA
- the rlmB gene encoding 23S rRNA (guanosine(2251)-2'-O)-methyltransferase RlmB: MSDSQSDIYIYGRNPIREALSNKAEHIEKIFVRNSLHDNQISEIFEQASNHRIPISHVPGQKLYELVGSVNDQGVVALISSTPYQDFNNWLDTVDTESYPAILLLNEIEDPGNFGAILRTAAAAGLSAVIVPKHRQAPVNATVYKTSAGTAGRIPIIRTGNLNQAIMKLKDEGFWIGGLDMAGNQNLWDLKVDRPLAFVIGNEEHGIREKTLEHCDYHFQIPMENEVESLNASVSAALLSYEWKRKR; the protein is encoded by the coding sequence ATGTCAGATTCCCAATCCGATATTTATATCTACGGTCGTAACCCCATTCGAGAAGCTCTTTCAAACAAAGCCGAGCATATCGAAAAAATTTTTGTGCGCAATTCCCTGCACGATAACCAGATTTCGGAAATTTTTGAGCAGGCCTCGAATCATAGGATCCCTATCTCGCACGTACCTGGCCAGAAACTCTATGAGCTGGTTGGTTCGGTCAATGACCAGGGCGTGGTTGCCTTAATAAGTTCTACTCCCTACCAAGATTTCAACAACTGGCTGGATACCGTAGACACCGAATCCTATCCAGCTATTTTACTTTTAAATGAAATTGAGGACCCCGGAAATTTTGGTGCTATTCTTCGCACTGCTGCGGCAGCTGGCCTTTCTGCCGTTATCGTTCCAAAGCACCGTCAGGCTCCTGTTAATGCGACTGTTTACAAAACATCGGCCGGCACAGCAGGACGTATTCCTATTATACGGACCGGCAACCTGAATCAGGCTATTATGAAGCTTAAAGATGAGGGTTTTTGGATCGGAGGATTGGATATGGCGGGCAATCAGAACCTTTGGGACTTAAAAGTAGACAGGCCCCTTGCTTTTGTCATTGGCAATGAAGAACACGGCATTCGGGAAAAGACGCTTGAACACTGCGATTATCACTTTCAAATTCCAATGGAAAATGAGGTAGAATCTTTAAACGCCTCTGTGAGTGCGGCATTGCTTAGCTATGAGTGGAAACGCAAACGATAA
- a CDS encoding HNH endonuclease, which produces MDANVLVLNKDYQPLSVCSVHRSVKLLFLDKAEMLHDYPDRTLRTVSEEYSYPSVIRLRRYINIPYNKIVLSRKNILKRDANTCQYCGAAYNLTIDHVMPKSRGGRDSWENLVAACDDCNVKKGNRTPKEAEMPLKRKPYRPVHITFLQSVMGSVQEDWKPYLYM; this is translated from the coding sequence ATGGACGCAAATGTTCTGGTTTTAAATAAGGATTATCAGCCGCTAAGTGTATGCTCAGTACATCGGTCGGTCAAGCTTCTCTTTTTGGATAAGGCCGAAATGCTACACGACTATCCCGATCGCACCCTGCGTACCGTGAGCGAGGAATATTCGTATCCTTCGGTTATTCGCTTGCGACGCTATATTAATATCCCATATAACAAGATTGTACTTAGCCGGAAGAATATTCTAAAACGTGATGCCAATACTTGCCAATACTGCGGTGCTGCTTACAATCTTACTATTGATCATGTTATGCCTAAAAGCCGAGGGGGAAGAGACAGCTGGGAGAACCTTGTAGCAGCTTGCGACGATTGTAACGTAAAAAAAGGAAATCGTACGCCGAAAGAAGCTGAAATGCCGCTAAAACGAAAACCCTATCGGCCGGTTCATATTACCTTTTTACAGTCTGTCATGGGGAGTGTGCAAGAAGATTGGAAGCCATACCTGTATATGTAG
- a CDS encoding exo-beta-N-acetylmuramidase NamZ family protein: MYRSYFLSILIFLTIGCQAQSTDDAAVTVGAKVLLDNHLEELEGKRVGLVMNPTARVEGIHMLDILIARDINVTALFAAEHGFRGDMGAGETIEDGIDQATGLPVFSLYGENKKPTEKMLDEVDILLFDMQDVGARFYTYNVTMGNVIEAASEHGVAVWVLDRPNPAGGNYISGWMLQEEHKSFVGAYPIPMAHGMTMGELAKMMVGEEWIKFQEKGELRVIPMEGWDRSMTWPQTGLEWIPPSPNLPTFRHAYVYLGTVLFEGVNISEGRGTADPFLKVGSPAATLSTSHIARLRRDFNGVNIERISFRPRSIPGKAPNPKFEGERCHGMELQITDLKRFNNPVHLGVRMLATMLDATPEAELNDFIQKLSGINKEELMRQLENESYLEHWSQTAEQFRQQRADYLLYE; this comes from the coding sequence ATGTATAGATCATATTTTTTATCAATTCTTATTTTTCTGACCATAGGCTGTCAAGCCCAAAGCACGGATGATGCGGCGGTTACAGTAGGTGCCAAGGTTTTGTTGGATAATCATCTTGAAGAATTAGAGGGGAAACGCGTAGGACTAGTAATGAACCCTACAGCCCGGGTGGAAGGCATCCATATGTTGGATATATTGATAGCCAGGGATATTAATGTGACAGCTCTTTTTGCAGCTGAGCATGGCTTCCGTGGAGATATGGGAGCGGGAGAGACCATTGAGGATGGAATTGATCAGGCTACCGGGCTTCCGGTCTTTTCACTCTATGGTGAGAATAAAAAACCTACGGAAAAAATGCTTGATGAGGTAGATATTTTACTCTTCGACATGCAGGATGTGGGGGCTCGCTTTTATACCTACAATGTGACGATGGGAAATGTTATTGAGGCGGCTTCAGAACATGGGGTCGCCGTTTGGGTATTGGATCGGCCGAATCCTGCAGGCGGAAATTATATTTCCGGCTGGATGCTTCAGGAAGAGCATAAATCCTTTGTGGGAGCGTATCCCATTCCGATGGCGCATGGCATGACCATGGGAGAATTGGCAAAAATGATGGTCGGAGAGGAATGGATTAAATTTCAAGAAAAAGGAGAGCTTCGGGTCATTCCCATGGAGGGATGGGATCGGTCAATGACATGGCCGCAGACGGGGCTTGAATGGATTCCGCCATCCCCTAATTTACCAACCTTTCGGCACGCTTATGTATATTTGGGAACGGTACTCTTCGAAGGGGTAAATATTTCGGAGGGACGGGGTACTGCGGATCCTTTTTTAAAGGTGGGATCTCCCGCAGCTACGCTTTCTACCAGTCATATTGCCCGGCTCCGCCGTGACTTTAACGGGGTTAACATTGAACGTATTTCCTTTCGTCCCCGGTCGATACCTGGTAAGGCCCCAAATCCTAAGTTTGAAGGGGAACGCTGCCACGGTATGGAACTGCAAATTACGGATCTGAAACGGTTTAATAATCCGGTGCATCTGGGCGTTCGCATGTTGGCAACGATGCTGGATGCGACTCCCGAGGCCGAGCTTAATGATTTTATCCAAAAGCTGAGCGGTATTAATAAAGAAGAATTGATGCGACAGTTGGAGAATGAATCGTATCTTGAACACTGGAGCCAAACGGCTGAACAGTTTAGACAGCAGCGGGCGGATTATCTCCTATACGAGTAA
- the ndk gene encoding nucleoside-diphosphate kinase codes for MAVERTLTILKPDCVRKELIGEVTRRIQEAGFKIVALKMTRLTKDTAGGFYAVHKERPFYNELCEFMSSGPCVPMILEKENAIEDFRTFIGATDPDEAEEGTIRADFADSVGENIIHGSDSVENGKKESNFFFAEQEVVANKA; via the coding sequence ATGGCTGTAGAACGAACGCTAACCATTCTAAAACCTGATTGTGTACGGAAAGAATTAATTGGCGAGGTAACTCGTCGCATTCAAGAAGCAGGTTTCAAAATTGTTGCACTGAAAATGACCCGGTTAACCAAAGATACGGCCGGTGGTTTTTATGCGGTTCATAAAGAACGCCCCTTTTACAATGAACTGTGCGAGTTTATGAGTAGTGGTCCCTGCGTACCAATGATTCTGGAAAAGGAAAATGCGATTGAAGATTTCCGTACTTTCATTGGAGCTACAGATCCGGATGAAGCAGAAGAAGGTACCATACGTGCGGATTTTGCAGACAGTGTAGGAGAAAATATTATTCATGGCTCCGATTCAGTAGAAAATGGAAAGAAAGAGTCCAACTTTTTCTTTGCCGAGCAGGAAGTAGTAGCCAATAAAGCTTAG
- the mnmA gene encoding tRNA 2-thiouridine(34) synthase MnmA, with product MSSKGRVLVAMSGGVDSSVAAVMLKEQGYDVIGITMKTWDYSRVGGKSDKETGCCTIESMNDAREIAVKYGFKHFIVDIRDEFGDWVIDRFVEDYMSGRTPNPCVLCNTHIKWAALLRRADNLGCEFIATGHYANVREENGRYVISRGLDPRKDQSYALWGVEQKHLARTKFPLGSYEKTEIRDLAEEFGLNKVADKPDSYEICFVPDDDYRRFLKDRVDGLEERVKGGKFVDQDGNIVGEHEGYPFYTIGQRRGLDLAMGKRVYVTNINPDTNVITIGEKKDLVSTTCKAKNVNLSKYGEVPGGEMEVTGAIRYNDDGAIGHLRQTGDDEIEVTFPTGREAIAPGQAVVCYEGNDVVAGGWIHKVNIDTDILQEA from the coding sequence ATGAGTAGTAAAGGACGAGTATTAGTGGCGATGAGTGGAGGAGTAGATTCTTCCGTGGCCGCTGTAATGCTCAAGGAACAAGGATATGACGTCATCGGAATTACGATGAAGACATGGGATTACTCTCGGGTAGGGGGTAAATCCGACAAGGAAACGGGTTGTTGTACAATTGAGTCTATGAATGATGCCCGTGAGATTGCCGTGAAATACGGTTTTAAGCACTTTATCGTAGATATTCGCGATGAATTTGGTGATTGGGTAATAGATCGTTTTGTGGAAGATTATATGAGCGGGCGTACACCTAATCCCTGCGTGCTGTGTAATACGCATATTAAATGGGCGGCATTACTGCGTCGTGCAGATAATCTGGGTTGTGAATTTATAGCAACCGGACATTATGCAAACGTACGTGAAGAGAACGGCCGGTACGTGATATCCCGCGGTCTGGATCCGCGTAAGGACCAATCGTACGCTTTATGGGGTGTGGAGCAGAAGCATTTAGCTCGCACAAAATTCCCCTTAGGTAGTTATGAAAAGACAGAGATTCGGGATCTTGCAGAAGAGTTCGGACTTAATAAAGTAGCTGATAAGCCTGATTCATACGAGATCTGTTTTGTACCGGATGACGATTATCGTCGGTTTCTTAAAGATCGTGTTGATGGTCTGGAAGAACGCGTGAAGGGCGGCAAATTTGTTGACCAGGATGGAAATATTGTTGGTGAGCACGAAGGGTATCCTTTTTATACCATCGGCCAGCGTCGTGGATTGGATCTTGCAATGGGGAAACGGGTATACGTTACCAATATTAATCCCGACACAAATGTAATAACTATTGGGGAAAAGAAAGACTTGGTTAGTACAACCTGTAAAGCTAAGAATGTTAATCTCAGCAAATATGGGGAAGTACCTGGTGGTGAAATGGAAGTTACCGGGGCTATTCGGTATAATGATGATGGTGCAATCGGCCATCTCCGTCAAACTGGAGATGATGAAATAGAGGTAACCTTTCCCACTGGTCGTGAAGCCATTGCCCCGGGACAGGCAGTAGTCTGTTATGAAGGGAACGATGTAGTTGCCGGGGGATGGATACATAAAGTGAATATCGATACCGATATTTTACAAGAAGCATAA
- a CDS encoding glycerophosphodiester phosphodiesterase, giving the protein MDRDKLTFIAGAFIFFTIGILAQPLMSQDLSLPVLYHSNDDSFLVIAHRGASAQYPENTMPAFKGAVEMEAEMIELDVMMSSDGVPVVFHDARLDDHSDGKGLLKDYTLRELRTLDVGSWFSEQYRGEKMPTLEEAIEFASGKIALNIEIKTEAVSDELHGGVEEKSLELVKKYGMEDHVIFSSFDYRALEHLKKLDPAIPVALLYNRSESENMSPLELVRKYGVDAFNCSYNQFKKKWSRELKEHNIPHFIYTVDQPRRMRRLLSAEVSGIFTNKPDLLKEVATEFQEKE; this is encoded by the coding sequence ATGGACAGGGATAAATTAACTTTTATTGCCGGCGCATTCATTTTTTTTACTATTGGTATCTTAGCTCAGCCCCTTATGTCACAAGATTTGTCGCTTCCTGTTTTATATCATTCGAATGATGATAGTTTTTTAGTGATTGCCCATCGGGGAGCCAGTGCTCAGTATCCTGAAAATACGATGCCGGCTTTTAAAGGGGCGGTAGAAATGGAAGCTGAAATGATTGAGCTGGATGTGATGATGAGTAGTGACGGAGTGCCGGTGGTCTTTCATGATGCCAGGCTTGATGATCATAGCGATGGTAAAGGTCTGTTAAAAGATTATACCCTCCGGGAGCTTAGGACACTGGATGTGGGCTCATGGTTTAGTGAACAGTATAGAGGTGAAAAGATGCCGACCCTGGAAGAGGCTATTGAATTTGCTTCCGGAAAAATAGCTCTCAATATTGAAATTAAAACAGAGGCGGTATCTGATGAATTGCATGGTGGTGTTGAGGAAAAAAGCCTGGAGTTGGTTAAGAAGTACGGGATGGAGGATCATGTAATTTTTTCCAGTTTTGATTATCGGGCATTGGAACATTTAAAGAAATTAGATCCAGCGATCCCGGTGGCTTTGCTATACAATCGCTCCGAATCGGAAAACATGTCTCCGCTTGAACTCGTTCGGAAGTATGGAGTGGATGCTTTTAACTGTAGTTACAATCAGTTTAAGAAGAAATGGAGTCGCGAGCTTAAGGAACATAATATTCCGCACTTTATTTACACGGTTGATCAGCCACGTAGAATGCGTAGGTTACTGAGTGCTGAAGTCAGCGGGATTTTTACCAATAAACCGGACTTGTTAAAAGAGGTAGCCACAGAATTTCAGGAAAAAGAATAA
- a CDS encoding Glu/Leu/Phe/Val family dehydrogenase — translation MRTTGYYKEPGPKLNEESPFKSMMERFQFAAEILELDEGMFQYLANPVKQITVSIPVVMDSGDIQVFEGYRVIHDNVLGPSKGGIRFAPDVNIEEVKALASWMTWKCAIANVPFGGAKGGVRCDPKKLSTSELERLTRRYTANMLEVFGPDRDIPAPDMNTDEQIMAWIMDTYSMNAHKTETAVVTGKPIILGGSHGRKEATGRGVVTVTLAALNKLGLAPNKCRTVVQGFGNVGSVSAKLMYEQGAKVIGISDITGGYYNKNGIDIIDAIEFAKNNGNSLEGYPEADKITNEELLQLDCDVLIPAAKEDQISPRNADKINARVIVEGANGPVTANADAILEGNDIMVVPDILANAGGVTVSYFEWVQDRQGYFWTEERVNRRLNRMMRAAFDNLFNVKEEHNITLRQAAYVFGINKVATTLRMRGIYA, via the coding sequence ATGCGTACAACTGGCTATTACAAAGAACCGGGACCCAAGCTAAATGAAGAGTCCCCATTTAAATCTATGATGGAGCGCTTTCAATTTGCTGCCGAAATACTTGAGCTCGATGAAGGCATGTTCCAGTATTTAGCTAATCCTGTTAAGCAAATTACCGTCTCAATACCGGTTGTAATGGATTCGGGAGATATTCAGGTTTTTGAAGGTTATCGCGTTATCCATGATAATGTTTTGGGACCATCCAAGGGAGGTATTCGCTTCGCTCCGGATGTTAATATCGAAGAGGTAAAAGCATTAGCTTCCTGGATGACATGGAAATGCGCTATTGCCAATGTCCCGTTTGGTGGGGCCAAAGGAGGCGTTAGGTGCGATCCTAAAAAGCTTTCAACATCGGAACTGGAGCGCCTAACCCGACGTTATACGGCAAACATGCTTGAGGTATTTGGTCCGGATCGCGATATTCCCGCTCCCGATATGAACACCGATGAGCAAATTATGGCTTGGATTATGGATACTTACAGCATGAATGCTCACAAAACCGAAACCGCTGTAGTAACGGGAAAACCCATCATCCTGGGGGGCTCACACGGACGTAAGGAAGCAACTGGACGTGGAGTTGTGACGGTAACGCTGGCTGCCCTCAACAAGCTTGGCTTAGCTCCCAATAAATGTCGAACGGTGGTACAGGGCTTTGGAAATGTTGGATCGGTAAGTGCGAAACTAATGTATGAACAGGGCGCTAAGGTGATAGGAATCAGTGATATTACAGGAGGTTATTACAATAAAAACGGTATTGATATTATCGATGCCATAGAATTTGCCAAAAATAACGGTAACTCACTGGAAGGTTATCCCGAAGCTGATAAAATAACAAACGAGGAACTGCTTCAACTCGATTGTGATGTACTCATTCCGGCTGCGAAGGAAGACCAAATAAGCCCCCGTAACGCTGATAAGATTAATGCGCGCGTTATTGTGGAGGGAGCTAACGGACCTGTTACGGCAAATGCCGATGCTATTTTAGAAGGTAATGATATTATGGTTGTACCCGATATCCTGGCAAATGCGGGAGGAGTAACCGTTTCTTATTTTGAATGGGTTCAAGACCGGCAGGGATATTTTTGGACTGAAGAACGAGTGAATCGACGCCTGAACCGTATGATGCGGGCTGCGTTCGACAATCTCTTTAATGTAAAGGAAGAACATAATATCACACTCCGTCAGGCTGCATATGTTTTTGGAATTAATAAAGTTGCTACTACTTTAAGGATGCGTGGAATTTACGCATAA